One Maniola jurtina chromosome 24, ilManJurt1.1, whole genome shotgun sequence DNA window includes the following coding sequences:
- the LOC123877881 gene encoding negative elongation factor A gives MANVRDSDTSLWLHNKLGTSNDSWTTGSICTQLNAEVLKNIKDCFPDLQTQVKLKLLLSFFHIPRRNVEEWRNELEEIIEVAAVDSDLWVAMLAEVLKTFPSAGTLNTEIAEFDETRPIFSDMIGELRRALAKHSDLGLLPLECLYLNKNALVSVVGQQPNPVKHFTLKRKPKSVALRSELLAKAAEVQANQKKAQAPTVPVRSRGMPRKMTDTTPLKGLPSRWAARTGARVPPIVRPPPRTGIKLLDIAEQPATHAQIKKRRKLEMEEGAKKAPPAAPASPPPDYAKGLNYQVPKVEDAPPPATSTEPVPEAAEPTNEVDTPPSPPPAQPAPPLLVQQGTGAKPIVIGQQPKLLIAGQAGGKPVLLSAQNLLNTSAVILQGGGKAVLLQNIKPMTQQVVQQTPQPIQHQIAHPVQIQQPVQQVPVAAVQPQPQPQPQPQPQPQPQQAQQPLLPRRGLSLTREQMMEAQDMFRNANRVTRPEKALILGFMAGSRDNPCPNLGNIVTIKLSENIENVLQSDDTYLTMLSEMHFQMNYNNGQWTRLKKYRHIDGMVPQKIPPGSTVIAANNQQPVVSIANQSVS, from the exons ATGGCGAACGTTCGGGATAGTGACACATCGTTGTGGCTCCACAATAAACTCGGAACATCGAATGATTCTTGGACTACGGGCTCAATTTGTACACAATTAAACGCcgaagttttaaaaaacatcaagGATTGTTTTCCAGATCTGCAAACACaagtgaaattaaaattattgctAAGTTTCTTTCATATCCCGCGCAGAAATGTTGAAGAG TGGCGAAATGAGTTGGAAGAAATCATTGAAGTTGCAGCAGTGGATTCGGATCTGTGGGTGGCCATGCTTGCAGAGGTCCTCAAGACGTTCCCCTCAGCTGGGACCCTTAATACAGAGATAGCAGAGTTTGATGAGACAAGGCCCATCTTCAGTGACATGATTGGAGAGCTCCGGAGAGCTTTAGCTAAACATTCAGACCTTGGACTGTTACCACTTGAGTGcctatatttaaacaaaaatgcCTTAGTGTCTGTG GTAGGGCAACAGCCCAACCCAGTCAAGCACTTTACACTAAAACGTAAACCTAAGTCAGTTGCATTAAGAAGTGAGCTGTTAGCCAAAGCAGCTGAAGTTCAAGCCAACCAGAAGAAAGCGCAAGCGCCAACTGTGCCTGTACGCAGTCGCGGCATGCCTAGGAAAATGACTGATACCA CACCCCTCAAAGGTCTCCCCTCCCGTTGGGCGGCGCGCACGGGAGCACGCGTGCCCCCCATAGTACGTCCTCCGCCGCGCACGGGCATTAAGCTATTAGATATTGCTGAACAACCGGCCACACATGCACAGATCAAGAAACGAAGGAAGCTGG AAATGGAGGAGGGCGCGAAGAaggcgccgcccgccgcgcccgcgtCGCCGCCGCCCGACTACGCCAAAGGCCTCAACTACCAGGTGCCCAAAGTGGAAGATGCGCCGCCTC CCGCCACGAGTACAGAACCCGTTCCGGAAGCGGCTGAGCCAACGAACGAAGTGGACACCCCGCCCTCCCCGCCGCCCGCGCAGCCCGCTCCCCCTCTACTGGTGCAgcag ggtaCGGGTGCAAAACCAATAGTAATAGGTCAGCAGCCGAAACTCCTTATAGCGGGCCAGGCGGGCGGCAAGCCAGTGCTATTGTCTGCTCAGAACTTACTCAACACTTCCGCGGTTATACTGCAGGGCGGCGGCAAGGCGGTTCTTCTGCAGAACATCAAACCT ATGACGCAGCAAGTAGTACAACAGACGCCGCAGCCGATTCAACATCAAATAGCGCATCCC GTGCAAATCCAACAACCCGTGCAGCAAGTACCAGTGGCAGCAGTGCAGCCGCAACCGCAACCGCAGCCGCAACCGCAACCACAACCGCAACCGCAGCAAGCACAACAACCGCTGCTGCCGCGTAGAGGCTTATCTCTTACG CGCGAACAAATGATGGAAGCTCAAGACATGTTCCGCAACGCCAACCGCGTCACGAGGCCTGAGAAAGCGCTCATACTCGGCTTTATGGCTGGCTCTAGAG aTAACCCGTGTCCAAACCTCGGCAACATAGTCACAATCAAGCTGTCGGAGAACATAGAGAACGTCCTACAGTCTGACGACACGTACCTCACGATGTTATCAGAGATGCACTTCCAGATGAACTACAACAACGGACAGTGGACCCGCCTCAAGAAGTACAGGCATATTGATGGAATG GTCCCACAGAAGATCCCTCCGGGCTCGACCGTCATAGCGGCCAACAACCAGCAACCAGTCGTATCCATCGCCAACCAAAGTGTCAGTTAA
- the LOC123877887 gene encoding leucine-rich repeat-containing protein 27-like yields MSDVFLQTSLYDEDLNEDTILDLSSQGLVSVPEINNEFLSVLYLQNNKLKTLPEDFFPSLPNLRWLDLRDNQLTDIPKSVKDHLSLTHILLQNNKLTILPNELGTVTSLKVLQLSGNPLMYPPRDVIKAGTESILKFLNEKFIEEVFEESRSYVSDKASTSECLDKLGLVARSYNSVIDGPRIPQNKTLSVQFSERDYVDDDEELYGRTKEKCPKLAKSRTKTLPPYCQSAKYLRPVVIGPKKEQDEKIMESLLTEAAKKKQKDLIAKRDKILQDRRNIELLKTWRKNYRHRQLTLSLEDNKYKLTAKSYPYDTNPEYMTLLTREDIEKDLPDKYRKRLNRKPKPTVPRKSNNDVHLAMKIKKLFENLEAIDLNRETMSPRTEQKVLLEEIEKISEIKQKLMELSTTNSRSVSADNN; encoded by the exons ATGTCTGATGTTTTCTTGCAAACTTCTTTATATGACGAGGATCTCAATGAAGACACGATTCTTGATCTGTCGTCACAAGGTTTAGTTTCTGTGCCAGAAATTAATAACGAATTCCTAAGT GTCCTCTATTtgcaaaacaataaattaaaaactctgCCTGAAGACTTTTTCCCCTCCTTACCAAATTTAAGATGGCTTGATTTAAGGGACAACCAACTTACGGATATTCCGAAATCAGTTAAAGATCATCTTTCCCTTACTCATATATTACTACAAAACAATAAACTCACAATTTTACCTAACGAATTAGGTACTGTGACAAGTTTAAAAGTGCTTCAATTGAGCGGAAATCCGTTAATGTACCCTCCGAGAGACGTGATAAAGGCGGGAACGGAGAGTATTTTGAAGTTTCTGAATGAAAAATTCATAGAGGAAGTGTTTGAAGAATCTAGGTCCTATGTATCGGACAAGGCAAGTACGAGCGAATGTTTGGATAAGTTAGGTTTAGTGGCTCGGAGTTACAACTCAGTTATAGACGGTCCGAGAATTCCACAAAACAAAACATTGTCCGTACAGTTTAGTGAGAGAGACTATGTTGACGACGATGAAGAATTGTATGGTAGAACGAAAGAGAAATGCCCGAAACTAGCCAAAAGTCGAACTAAAACGTTACCGCCATATTGCCAGAGCGCTAAATATCTTCGACCAGTTGTGATTGGCCCTAAGAAAGAGCAAGATGAGAAAATAATGGAAAGCTTACTAACAGAAGCGGCTAAGAAAAAGCAGAAAGATCTTATTGCGAAACGggataaaattttacaagacaGGAG AAACATCGAGCTCTTGAAAACCTGGCGCAAAAACTATAGACACCGACAGCTCACTCTTTCGTTAGAGGACAATAAATACAAACTCACAGCTAAAAGTTACCCCTATGACACGAACCCAGAATACATGACGCTCCTAACTCGCGAGGACATTGAAAAAGACCTGCCTGATAAATACAGGAAACGATTGAATAGAAAACCTAAACCAACTGTACCCAGGAAGAGTAACAATGATGTGCATCTCGCTATGAAGATAAAGAAGTTGTTTGAGAATCTGGAAGCTATTGACTTGAACAGGGAGACTATGTCACCAAGGACTGAGCAGAAAGTGCTTTTAGAGGAGATAGAGAAG ATATCGGAAATCAAACAAAAATTGATGGAGCTCTCGACTACGAACTCAAGATCAGTTTCAGcggataataattaa